In Arachis hypogaea cultivar Tifrunner chromosome 2, arahy.Tifrunner.gnm2.J5K5, whole genome shotgun sequence, a genomic segment contains:
- the LOC112736775 gene encoding ribosome-recycling factor, chloroplastic, whose protein sequence is MATSISPTPTLPSVRSSIFPQNPPKPLLSLPEFFRGGSNSSCVKRSWASSSSYVTLKLSNAFRVSARPLLSKGALLNRRMGIVRAATIEEIEAEKAAIEKDVKIRMERSIESVRANFNSIRTGRANPAMLDKIEVEYYGSPVSLKSIAQISTPDASSLLVQPYDKSSLKAIEKAIVSSDVGMTPNNDGEVIRLTLPQLTSERRKELSKVVAKQAEEGKVALRNIRRDALKAYEKLEKEKKLSEDNVKDLSSDLQKLTDEYMKKVDTIFKQKEKELLTV, encoded by the exons ATGGCAACGTCAATCTCTCCGACTCCCACACTACCCTCTGTCCGCTCCTCTATTTTCCCACAAAACCCTCCCAAACCCCTCCTTTCCCTTCCAG AGTTCTTTCGTGGAGGCTCCAATTCCAGCTGCGTGAAACGCTCATGGGCCTCTTCTTCAAGCTATGTCACTCTCAAGCTTTCCAATGCCTTTAGAGTCTCTGCAAGACCCTTACTTTCCAAAGGGGCCTTGTTGAACAGGAG AATGGGAATCGTGAGGGCTGCAACTATTGAAGAAATTGAAGCTGAAAAAGCTGCCATTGAGAAAGATGTC AAAATCAGGATGGAAAGAAGTATTGAAAGTGTTCGGGCAAATTTCAATTCCATAAGGACAGGGAGAGCAAACCCAGCAATGCTTGATAAAATTGAG GTGGAATACTATGGAAGTCCAGTTAGCTTGAAGAGCATTGCTCAAATTAGCACCCCTGATGCCAGTTCTCTTCTGGTACAGCCATATGACAAATCAAG CTTGAAGGCTATTGAGAAAGCCATAGTTAGCTCTGATGTTGGTATGACTCCAAATAATGATGGTGAAGTGATAAGGTTGACTCTCCCACAATTGACATCTGAAAGGAGGAAG GAACTATCAAAGGTAGTGGCTAAACAAGCTGAAGAAGGGAAG GTAGCTTTGAGGAATATAAGAAGAGATGCATTGAAAGCTTATGAAAAACTTGAGAAG GAGAAAAAGCTTTCTGAAGATAACGTGAAGGATTTGTCAAGTGATTTGCAG AAGTTGACAGATGAGTATATGAAAAAGGTTGATACCATCTTCAAACAAAAAGAGAAG GAATTGCTGACAGTTTGA